The following proteins come from a genomic window of Rutidosis leptorrhynchoides isolate AG116_Rl617_1_P2 chromosome 10, CSIRO_AGI_Rlap_v1, whole genome shotgun sequence:
- the LOC139870473 gene encoding uncharacterized protein: protein MPVYFVSKALTGRELNYHAIEKLVYALVDTARRLRRYLQAHPIMVLTDQPIKQVLYKPENYGRMAIWDIELGEHEISFSPKSAVKGQVLANYLAETAGDIEISYESKEIPPPPKQVWEMHTDGACGPEGAGIVLKSPEGEEYTFALRFIFPVTNNEAEYEALLSGMRVAKYLNVKELSVYVDSHLVANQFNRIFKARDESMQKYLKLVQELAVDFDIFHIMQFSRTLNKKADTLSKLAALTFSHFKNKIWVEEVKVKSIDTDGVSAAVEEDEPSWMTLIVEFLNTGTLPIDSTEARKIKMKAPMYLLGKDILYRKYFLGPHLRCLNPSQAESIILEVHEGTCALHSGHKTVASKIMRLGYY from the exons atgcctgtatattttgttagtaaagcttTAACAGGAAGAGAATTAAATTACCATGCGATCGAAAAACTAGTTTATGCGCTTGTGGATACGGCCAGACGCTTAAGGAGATATTTGCAAGCGCATCCAATAATGGTCTTAACAGACCAACCAATAAAGCAG GTGCTATACAAACCAGAAAATTATGGTCGCATGGCCATATGGGATATTGAATTAGGTGAGCACGAGATAAGCTTCTCACCAAAAAGTGCGGTAAAAGGGCAAGTCCTAGCAAATTATCTGGCTGAAACAGCCGGAGACATTGAAATCTCGTatgaatcaaaagaaataccacctccgCCCAAACAGGTGTGGGAAATGCACACAGATGGGGCTTGTGGACCAGAAGGGGCAGGGATAGTCCTGAAAAGTCCAGAAGGAGAGGAATATACCTTTGCTTTACGTTTCATCTTCCCCGTAACAAATAATGAAGCTGAGTATGAAGCATTATTATCTGGAATGCGAGTAGCGAAATACTTGAATGTAAAAGAGTTGTCAGTATATGTTGATTCACATCTAGTTGCAAATCAATTCAACAGGATATTCAAAGCACGTGATGAATCAATGCAAAAGTATCTGAAACTTGTGCAAGAACTTGCGGTAGACTTCGATATATTCCATATAATGCAGTTTTCAAGAACACTGAATAAAAAGGCAGATACGCTTAGCAAGCTGGCTGCCTTAACATTCAGCCATTTCAAAAACAAAATTTGGGTCGAGGAAGTGAAAGTTAAATCCATTGATACAGACGGTGTATCTGCCGCAGTGGAAGAAGATGAACCAAGTTGGATGACACTGATAGTGGAATTTTTGAACACTGGTACATTGCCGATAGATTCAACAGAGGCAAGGAAAATTAAAATGAAAGCACCAATGTATTTGCTAGGCAAAGACATTCTATACAGAAAGTATTTTTTGGGGCCTCATTTGCGGTGTCTTAATCCATCTCAAGCAGAATCAATTATACTGGAGGTGCATGAAGGGACGTGCGCTTTGCATTCAGGGCATAAAACAGTTGCGTCCAAGATAATGCGGCTTGGGTACTATTAG
- the LOC139870474 gene encoding uncharacterized protein: protein MYRDAAEVIRKCQSRQLHEPVSKATRHPMIPVASPWPFCKWAIDIVGPFPAGLGGRLVPKAKYKENVHISWTPPGKWPVGWIDELPNVLWAHRKTLKGATNETPFSLVYGFEVVIPVKINVPTMCIASFDESSNSEELRENLNLVEERREIAAIKEAINKQRIARYYNKRVQPLSFQLDDLV from the exons ATGTACAGAGATGCCGCGGAGGTAATCCGCAAATGCCAGTCACGTCAGCTGCATGAACCGGTAAGCAAAGCTACGCGACATCCAATGATACCGGTCGCGtctccatggccattctgcaaatgggcaattgatatAGTGGGACCATTCCCTGCAGGACTAGGAGGG CGATTAGTGCCAAAAGCTAAATATAAAGAAAACGTTCACATCAGTTGGACACCCCCAGGAAAATGGCCTGT GGGTTGGATAGATGAACTACCAAATGTGTTGTGGGCACACCGCAAAACTTTGAAAGGAGCAACTAATGAAACACCTTTCAGTTTGGTGTACGGGTTCGAGGTTGTAATACCCGTGAAGATAAATGTACCAACCATGTGCATAGCttccttcgatgaaagtagcaaTAGCGAAGAACTGCGTGAAAATCTAAATTTGGTTGAAGAGCGCAGAGAAATTGCGGCaataaaagaagcaatcaacaagcAAAGAATCGCAAGATACTATAACAAGCGCgtacaaccattatctttccaattGGATGATTTGGTATGA